Proteins encoded by one window of Enterococcus saccharolyticus subsp. saccharolyticus:
- a CDS encoding PucR family transcriptional regulator, translating to MKIKELMSLELFKTCKLLTENIGLDNDIDSAMVLEALDIENWSKKNQLILTSYYAFKDLTNAEITIFFQKMKKLGVSGLVVKTDRFISTIPTRLINLCFEYRIPLIKIEQDISYEKIILTIYEPLLNHQGHLLRTYYDVRQRFTKVERNLHSFNQIMETLYQLTEFPCTLKIPALSVDIHYGTSFENYIVSEKAYIETTEFTKHHYERLRLLPFDGGREITALKAEIKTNFTSECTLIVYQEKGTIDESHMMILENAIDILYERLQMEYLLKKDRYTRLNNLADAILQNTPTSLDELNSLLDDANMNRYKYYQGIAFSSNSEPDKQSKQEILTKLSALRKHEIFFEHYNYTIILYNLETPQQEIKKEQLLTLFDPTMIAEYEWTISLSLLKEKKELKEILLECLDTIRFNQLFRIDSIVSINDLGIFRYFMQENQIQQLEKLIPDKLYDLWENHYDLFLTLYSFFQSGRNYKKTAELLFMHSKSIRYRLNKIEHLLNIDLTNPIQLVNYEIGTYLLKTKRRDNDD from the coding sequence ATGAAAATTAAAGAATTAATGTCACTCGAACTTTTCAAAACATGCAAACTCCTCACTGAAAATATCGGATTAGACAATGATATTGACTCAGCAATGGTTTTAGAAGCATTAGATATTGAAAATTGGAGCAAAAAGAATCAACTTATTTTAACTTCGTATTATGCATTTAAAGATTTAACAAATGCAGAAATTACCATCTTTTTTCAAAAAATGAAAAAACTAGGCGTTAGTGGTCTTGTTGTCAAAACAGATCGCTTTATCTCAACGATTCCCACTCGATTAATTAATTTATGTTTTGAATACCGTATTCCATTAATCAAAATCGAACAAGATATTAGCTATGAAAAAATCATTTTAACGATTTATGAACCACTATTGAATCATCAAGGACATCTCCTACGAACGTATTATGATGTGCGCCAACGTTTTACAAAAGTCGAGCGAAACCTACACTCATTTAACCAAATAATGGAGACCTTGTACCAACTCACAGAATTTCCTTGTACCTTAAAAATCCCTGCTTTATCGGTGGATATCCATTACGGCACGTCTTTTGAAAATTATATTGTTAGTGAGAAAGCGTATATTGAAACAACCGAGTTTACCAAACATCATTATGAACGGTTGCGTTTGCTGCCTTTTGATGGTGGACGAGAAATCACCGCACTAAAAGCTGAAATAAAAACGAACTTCACTAGTGAATGCACCCTCATTGTTTACCAAGAAAAAGGAACAATCGATGAGTCCCACATGATGATTTTAGAAAATGCGATTGATATCCTTTATGAACGCTTGCAAATGGAGTATCTATTGAAAAAAGATCGTTATACACGTCTGAACAATCTTGCAGATGCTATTTTGCAAAACACGCCCACTAGTTTGGATGAATTGAACAGCTTGCTTGACGATGCCAATATGAATCGCTACAAATATTATCAAGGAATCGCCTTTTCTTCTAATAGTGAACCAGACAAGCAATCAAAACAAGAGATTTTAACTAAATTATCTGCATTACGTAAACATGAAATCTTCTTTGAACACTATAACTATACTATCATTTTATATAATTTAGAGACACCGCAACAAGAGATAAAAAAAGAGCAACTCTTAACTTTATTTGATCCGACAATGATAGCAGAGTATGAGTGGACGATTTCTTTAAGTCTATTAAAAGAAAAAAAAGAATTAAAAGAAATTTTATTGGAATGTTTAGATACGATTCGTTTCAATCAACTGTTTCGCATTGATTCCATTGTATCAATTAATGATTTAGGGATTTTTCGTTATTTCATGCAAGAAAATCAAATCCAGCAATTGGAAAAATTGATTCCTGATAAACTCTATGACCTTTGGGAAAATCACTATGATTTATTCCTGACATTATATAGCTTCTTCCAATCTGGTCGTAACTACAAAAAGACCGCTGAACTGCTTTTCATGCATTCAAAATCAATTCGTTACCGTCTAAATAAAATTGAACACTTACTGAACATCGATTTGACAAATCCTATTCAATTAGTTAATTATGAGATTGGGACGTACTTATTGAAAACAAAAAGGAGAGACAACGATGACTGA
- the fdrA gene encoding DUF1116 domain-containing protein: MLNTVILKNNYQDSINLMLLTNKINEFENVAMSQIMMGTDANKDILRNTNLLTTEAEAASANDLMIVVDSEDANVMEEVLPAVDEFLSDLSSKGGSEAKAASTSWAEALDALPDANVALFSIPGEYGAPEMEKALKNDLHVFSFTDNIAIEDEVRLKKLAHEKGLLMMGPDCGTGIISSIPVAFTNVVSPGNIGVVGASGTGIQEVTTIIDRLGGGVVHAIGTGGRDLSDKVGAITMKDAIVALENHEPTDVVCVISKPPAKEVRDEVVQLLQSISKPVVAIFLGEKPTAHEGKVYLAHTLEETARIAIDLANEEAVKANYLEPIDKPDAPVLPSDKVVKGLYSGGTLASEAGMLISEALGLEGLVKKEGFVLKSHGYEVMDLGDDIYTQGKPHPMIDPEVRINKIREYTTDKDTGIILFDVVIGYGAHADMASALLPAIEEARQTAKADGRELHFVATVCGTTKDPQNYHETVKRLKDAGVFVEDSNAKAVRLALLLKGIEFTEEDKTVVAYEGETVEVPAASEKVMELLTTKPRIINVGLQSFNESIVEYGGQSEQFNWCPRANGNKKMIRILDALEDHEEQIAADNQKVIDKIQNAQPFLVDVVPAKTVIPELNEEQKTLLHAGPPIEWANMTKPMQGACIGAALFEGWATTEEEALQLLENDEVRFIPCHHVQAVGPMGGISSANMPMSVVENRAEGNRAFCILNEGIGKVLRFGAYSQEVVDRLTWIQDVLGPTLSKALQSTEEGVNLNVLMARSITMGDEFHQRNIAASLNFLKEMAPLITTLDISENEKYEVIKFLSDTDQFFLNIMMAAGKAIVDGARQGTKGTVVTTMARNGVDFGVRIAETGDTWHIAPVNTPKGLYFTGFSEEDGNPDIGDSAITETVGVGGMAMVAAPGVTRFVGAGGFQDALDISNEMAKICITHNPTFTIPTWDFKGTCLGIDIRKVVETGITPLINTGIAHKEAGRGQVGAGTVRAPLGCFENALEAYAKELGIDVE, from the coding sequence ATGTTAAATACTGTTATTTTAAAAAATAACTATCAAGACTCTATCAATTTAATGCTCTTAACCAATAAAATCAATGAGTTCGAGAATGTCGCAATGAGCCAAATCATGATGGGAACCGATGCGAATAAGGATATTTTACGCAATACCAATTTATTAACAACAGAAGCAGAAGCAGCTTCAGCGAATGATTTAATGATCGTTGTTGATAGTGAAGATGCCAATGTCATGGAAGAAGTACTACCAGCAGTTGATGAATTTTTAAGTGACTTATCTTCTAAAGGTGGTTCAGAAGCGAAAGCTGCTTCGACTTCTTGGGCGGAAGCACTTGATGCGTTACCAGATGCAAATGTGGCATTATTCAGTATTCCAGGTGAATACGGCGCTCCTGAAATGGAAAAAGCATTAAAAAATGATTTACATGTCTTTTCATTTACCGATAATATTGCCATTGAAGACGAAGTTCGTTTGAAAAAATTAGCGCACGAAAAAGGCTTATTAATGATGGGACCTGACTGTGGTACAGGAATTATCTCAAGTATTCCAGTGGCCTTCACAAACGTTGTTTCACCAGGAAACATCGGTGTGGTTGGTGCTTCTGGTACAGGTATTCAAGAAGTGACTACAATTATTGACCGTTTAGGTGGTGGCGTCGTTCATGCGATTGGAACAGGCGGTCGTGACTTAAGTGATAAAGTTGGCGCGATTACTATGAAAGATGCCATTGTTGCGCTAGAAAACCACGAACCAACAGATGTGGTGTGTGTCATTTCGAAACCACCTGCAAAAGAAGTTCGTGATGAAGTTGTACAGCTATTACAAAGTATTTCTAAACCAGTCGTGGCTATTTTCTTAGGTGAAAAACCAACTGCACATGAAGGAAAAGTTTACCTAGCACATACGTTAGAAGAGACAGCGCGTATTGCGATTGATTTAGCCAATGAAGAAGCAGTCAAAGCAAACTATTTAGAACCAATTGACAAACCAGATGCACCTGTTTTACCGTCAGACAAGGTAGTAAAAGGGTTGTATTCAGGTGGGACCTTAGCTTCTGAAGCGGGCATGTTAATTTCTGAAGCATTAGGTTTAGAAGGTTTAGTGAAAAAAGAAGGATTTGTCTTAAAATCACACGGTTATGAAGTGATGGATTTAGGAGATGATATCTATACACAAGGAAAACCTCATCCAATGATTGATCCTGAAGTACGGATTAACAAAATTCGTGAATATACAACAGATAAAGATACAGGCATCATTTTATTTGATGTGGTGATTGGTTACGGTGCGCACGCTGATATGGCGAGTGCGTTATTACCAGCTATTGAAGAAGCTCGCCAAACAGCAAAAGCGGATGGCCGTGAATTGCACTTTGTAGCAACCGTTTGTGGTACAACGAAAGATCCTCAAAACTATCATGAAACTGTGAAACGTCTAAAAGATGCCGGCGTATTTGTTGAAGATAGCAATGCGAAAGCAGTTCGTTTAGCATTATTACTAAAAGGCATTGAATTTACCGAAGAAGATAAAACAGTGGTTGCTTATGAAGGCGAAACTGTTGAAGTACCGGCAGCTAGTGAAAAAGTGATGGAATTGTTAACCACAAAACCACGTATTATCAATGTTGGTTTACAAAGCTTCAATGAATCAATTGTAGAATATGGTGGTCAATCAGAACAATTTAACTGGTGTCCACGTGCAAACGGCAATAAAAAAATGATTCGTATTTTAGATGCGTTAGAAGATCATGAAGAACAAATTGCCGCAGATAACCAAAAAGTAATCGATAAAATTCAAAATGCACAACCATTCTTAGTGGATGTCGTTCCAGCAAAAACAGTAATTCCTGAATTAAATGAAGAACAAAAAACATTGCTTCATGCAGGACCACCAATCGAATGGGCAAATATGACTAAACCAATGCAAGGAGCATGTATTGGCGCAGCATTATTCGAAGGTTGGGCAACGACAGAAGAAGAAGCGTTACAATTATTGGAAAACGATGAAGTCCGTTTCATTCCTTGTCACCATGTACAAGCTGTGGGACCAATGGGGGGTATTTCTTCTGCTAATATGCCAATGTCAGTTGTAGAAAATCGTGCAGAAGGAAATCGCGCATTCTGTATTCTGAATGAAGGAATCGGAAAAGTCTTGCGTTTTGGTGCTTACTCACAAGAAGTTGTCGATCGTTTAACTTGGATTCAAGATGTATTAGGTCCAACTCTTTCAAAAGCATTGCAATCAACTGAAGAAGGTGTGAATTTGAATGTATTAATGGCTCGTTCGATTACAATGGGTGATGAGTTCCATCAACGCAACATTGCAGCATCTTTAAACTTCTTGAAAGAAATGGCGCCTTTAATTACAACGTTGGATATTTCTGAAAATGAAAAATACGAAGTGATTAAATTCTTGTCAGATACCGATCAATTCTTCTTGAACATCATGATGGCCGCTGGGAAAGCGATTGTTGATGGTGCACGTCAAGGAACAAAAGGAACAGTTGTTACGACAATGGCACGTAATGGCGTAGACTTTGGTGTACGAATTGCAGAAACAGGTGACACTTGGCATATTGCTCCAGTAAATACGCCAAAAGGGCTCTATTTCACTGGTTTCTCTGAAGAAGATGGTAATCCAGATATCGGTGATAGTGCGATTACTGAAACAGTTGGTGTTGGTGGGATGGCAATGGTTGCTGCACCGGGTGTGACACGTTTCGTTGGTGCCGGTGGTTTCCAAGATGCATTAGATATTTCAAATGAAATGGCAAAAATTTGTATTACACACAACCCAACATTTACGATTCCAACTTGGGACTTTAAAGGAACTTGTTTAGGTATTGATATCCGCAAAGTAGTTGAAACTGGTATTACACCGTTAATCAACACTGGGATTGCGCACAAAGAAGCCGGGCGTGGTCAAGTGGGTGCCGGTACAGTTCGTGCACCATTAGGATGTTTTGAAAATGCCTTAGAAGCATATGCGAAAGAATTAGGCATTGACGTTGAGTAA
- a CDS encoding DUF2877 domain-containing protein: protein MSNVKISEGIFPIDQFGKMGKIHSVFDRSFNLKVGERLINVANYSGYLASFGLYLEDTLYQSLVPYLQQDNLVKVFSKGLMIYSREGIKKITWSDCEIVSLQAKNIQLTKEQQDVLKAVLEEAQVETKIGLPIDCHARQIFAKLRQKELTPSEWNEIISYLIGRGKGLTPSGDDILVAYLVMLYVRKDSRSISLSHAFKQRLLSTTDISKEYIWYARQGYVNSLVYQLYIDLKNNKEKEVIAYDVQQVMRIGHSSGNDLCYGLLLAIDDEEKERIT, encoded by the coding sequence TTGAGTAACGTAAAAATTAGCGAAGGTATTTTTCCCATCGACCAATTTGGTAAGATGGGAAAAATCCATAGCGTTTTTGATCGTTCCTTTAATCTTAAAGTTGGTGAACGCTTAATTAATGTAGCAAATTATTCGGGGTATCTCGCAAGTTTTGGTCTTTATTTAGAAGATACACTTTACCAATCGCTTGTTCCCTATTTGCAACAAGACAATTTAGTGAAAGTTTTTTCTAAGGGTTTGATGATTTATAGTCGTGAAGGAATTAAAAAAATAACGTGGTCTGACTGTGAAATTGTTTCGCTGCAAGCAAAGAATATTCAACTGACAAAAGAACAACAAGACGTATTGAAAGCTGTCTTAGAAGAAGCACAAGTGGAAACTAAAATTGGGTTACCTATCGATTGTCATGCACGCCAAATATTTGCTAAATTACGTCAAAAAGAACTTACCCCCAGTGAGTGGAATGAAATTATTAGCTATTTAATTGGTCGTGGCAAAGGTTTAACGCCAAGTGGAGATGATATCTTAGTTGCATATTTAGTCATGTTATACGTGAGAAAAGATTCACGTAGCATTAGTTTAAGTCACGCTTTTAAACAACGTTTGTTATCTACAACGGACATCAGTAAAGAATATATTTGGTATGCGAGGCAAGGTTATGTGAATTCCCTAGTGTATCAACTGTATATCGATTTGAAAAATAATAAAGAAAAAGAAGTTATTGCCTATGACGTACAACAAGTAATGAGAATTGGTCATTCATCAGGAAATGATTTGTGTTACGGCTTATTGTTGGCAATTGATGACGAGGAAAAGGAGAGAATAACATGA
- the arcC gene encoding carbamate kinase — protein MSLNVIALGGNAILDTDPTDVGQKEFIKKAAKYIVDFVEKGEEVVVCHGNGPQVGNLLLQQKAGDSEKNPALKLDSCVAMTQGSIGYWLQNALSNEFAKRNVSKPVASVVTQVEVDANDPSFTNPTKPIGPFFTEEEVKVEAAKDNSTFVEDSGRGYRKVVPSPQPQNIVEKEAIRTMAQGGVVTVSAGGGGIPVIIRDGEYVGVEAVIDKDFTSKVLAENVQADCLILLTGVDNIYINYNQPNQKALETISIAEAEGYIQEGHFAAGSMLPKIEAALDFVKGASNRKAVITSIENLENIQENAGTTIVSD, from the coding sequence ATGAGTTTAAATGTTATTGCATTAGGTGGAAATGCAATCTTAGATACAGATCCCACAGATGTTGGTCAAAAAGAATTTATTAAAAAGGCAGCAAAATATATTGTTGATTTTGTCGAAAAAGGTGAAGAAGTTGTTGTTTGTCATGGCAATGGTCCACAAGTCGGTAATTTATTGTTACAACAAAAAGCTGGAGATAGCGAAAAAAATCCTGCATTAAAGTTGGATTCTTGTGTAGCTATGACTCAAGGTAGTATTGGATATTGGTTGCAAAATGCGTTAAGTAATGAATTTGCTAAACGCAATGTGTCAAAACCAGTCGCATCTGTTGTGACACAGGTGGAAGTGGATGCCAATGATCCTTCATTTACCAATCCAACAAAACCAATCGGCCCATTTTTTACAGAAGAAGAGGTAAAAGTTGAAGCAGCTAAAGACAATTCGACGTTTGTTGAGGATTCTGGTCGTGGTTATCGTAAAGTTGTTCCTTCACCACAACCTCAAAATATTGTCGAAAAAGAAGCGATTCGTACCATGGCTCAAGGTGGCGTGGTAACCGTCAGTGCCGGTGGTGGAGGTATTCCAGTTATCATTCGTGATGGGGAATATGTGGGTGTTGAGGCCGTTATTGATAAAGATTTTACGTCAAAAGTTTTAGCAGAAAATGTCCAAGCAGATTGTTTAATTTTATTAACTGGTGTGGATAACATTTATATCAATTACAATCAACCGAATCAAAAAGCTTTGGAAACGATTAGTATTGCCGAAGCAGAAGGTTATATTCAAGAAGGGCATTTTGCGGCAGGTAGTATGCTACCAAAAATCGAAGCAGCACTAGATTTTGTAAAAGGTGCAAGCAATCGTAAAGCTGTAATTACATCCATTGAAAACTTGGAGAATATTCAAGAAAATGCGGGAACAACAATTGTTTCCGACTAG
- the allC gene encoding allantoate deiminase yields MDLNKVLADNIKNLSQIGSDPTGGMTRLLYTDSWLEAQKYVANQLTDAGLTATFDEVGNLFGRIEGTKYPEETILSGSHIDTVVNGGTLDGQFGVIAAYVAIQYLLATYGQPLRSLEVISMAEEEGSRFPTVFWGSKNFVREAKRSDVEDIADFEGKKFVDEMRRQGFDFRDESVPKRDDIRAFVEIHIEQGNVLENEALQIGVVNNIAGQRRYTIVLKGEANHAGTTPMGYRKDAVYGFSKICSEIIDRAVQVGDPLVVTFGKVEPKPNTVNVVPGEVLFTMDCRHTDQEVLKNFTEEAEAFMKEVAKDHQLDIAIDLWMDEAPVPMNDDIVATVEKAAKAEKMKYKMMHSGAGHDSQIIAPHYPSAMIFVPSTKGISHNPAEETKHEDLVAGVKVLAKALYELAYKE; encoded by the coding sequence ATGGATTTAAACAAAGTATTAGCAGATAATATCAAAAATCTATCACAGATTGGGAGCGACCCAACTGGAGGAATGACAAGACTTCTTTATACTGATTCTTGGTTAGAAGCACAAAAATACGTAGCAAACCAATTAACGGATGCAGGGTTAACGGCAACGTTTGATGAAGTGGGTAATTTATTTGGTCGAATAGAAGGAACAAAATATCCAGAAGAAACTATTTTGTCTGGTTCACATATTGATACGGTAGTGAATGGTGGGACGCTGGATGGACAGTTTGGTGTAATTGCCGCCTATGTAGCGATTCAGTATCTATTGGCAACGTATGGCCAACCTTTACGTTCGTTAGAAGTTATTTCAATGGCAGAAGAAGAAGGCAGTCGTTTTCCAACTGTTTTCTGGGGTAGTAAAAACTTTGTGCGTGAAGCCAAACGTTCAGACGTGGAAGACATCGCTGATTTTGAAGGGAAAAAATTCGTGGATGAAATGCGTCGCCAAGGTTTCGATTTCCGTGATGAATCTGTGCCAAAACGCGATGATATTCGTGCATTTGTTGAAATTCATATTGAGCAAGGGAATGTTTTGGAAAATGAAGCATTACAAATTGGTGTTGTCAATAATATTGCGGGGCAACGTCGCTATACGATTGTCTTAAAAGGGGAAGCCAATCATGCGGGCACCACGCCAATGGGCTACCGTAAAGATGCGGTTTATGGTTTTTCTAAAATTTGTTCTGAAATCATTGATCGTGCAGTACAAGTGGGTGATCCATTAGTTGTGACCTTTGGGAAAGTGGAACCGAAACCAAATACTGTGAACGTTGTACCAGGAGAAGTCTTGTTCACTATGGATTGCCGTCATACCGATCAAGAAGTATTGAAAAACTTTACAGAAGAAGCAGAGGCCTTTATGAAAGAAGTTGCCAAAGACCATCAATTAGATATTGCTATTGATTTATGGATGGATGAAGCTCCGGTACCAATGAACGATGACATTGTTGCGACTGTTGAAAAAGCAGCGAAAGCAGAAAAGATGAAGTACAAAATGATGCACAGTGGTGCCGGTCATGATTCACAAATTATTGCGCCACATTATCCATCAGCGATGATTTTTGTGCCAAGTACTAAAGGAATTAGCCACAATCCCGCAGAAGAAACCAAACATGAAGATTTAGTTGCGGGTGTGAAAGTGTTAGCCAAAGCATTGTATGAATTAGCATACAAAGAATAA
- the allE gene encoding (S)-ureidoglycine aminohydrolase, whose amino-acid sequence MGYKNNNTGYLDGLLQSRAVIKKNNFAILPHDGLVNNVIPGFKNCDCSILGSKQIGANFVDYIITMKKDGENSRGFGGEGVETLVYVIEGTLEVRDDQQTHILTSGGYAYFPASQLMYLKNAQEEPTEIFLYKKRYQPLAGYDAHQVIGQVQDIEPVHYEGMEDVLLWDFLPKDLGFDMNFHILSFEPGASHGYVETHYQEHGAYLLSGQGMYNLDNDWYPVEKGDYIFMSSYVQQAAYAVGRGEPLSYVYSKDCNRDPEI is encoded by the coding sequence ATGGGTTACAAAAACAACAACACAGGATACTTGGACGGATTATTACAATCAAGAGCAGTGATTAAGAAGAATAATTTTGCGATTCTTCCTCATGATGGGTTAGTGAATAATGTAATACCTGGATTTAAAAACTGTGATTGCTCAATTTTAGGTTCGAAACAAATTGGCGCAAATTTTGTTGATTATATCATCACAATGAAAAAAGATGGCGAAAACAGTCGCGGATTTGGTGGAGAAGGTGTTGAAACACTGGTTTATGTTATCGAGGGGACATTGGAAGTTCGCGATGATCAACAGACACACATCCTAACAAGCGGTGGTTATGCGTATTTCCCAGCAAGTCAATTAATGTACTTGAAAAATGCCCAAGAAGAACCAACAGAAATTTTCCTTTATAAAAAACGTTACCAACCATTAGCAGGATATGACGCACATCAAGTCATCGGTCAAGTACAAGATATTGAACCTGTGCACTATGAGGGAATGGAAGATGTTTTATTGTGGGACTTTTTGCCAAAAGATCTTGGTTTTGATATGAATTTCCATATCTTATCGTTTGAACCCGGCGCAAGTCATGGGTATGTTGAAACACATTATCAAGAACATGGTGCTTACTTGCTTTCAGGACAAGGAATGTACAATTTAGATAACGACTGGTATCCAGTAGAAAAAGGCGATTATATCTTTATGAGTTCTTACGTACAACAAGCCGCATATGCGGTGGGTCGTGGTGAACCCTTGTCTTACGTGTATTCAAAAGATTGTAATCGTGACCCTGAAATATAA
- the allD gene encoding ureidoglycolate dehydrogenase yields the protein MEETVIVQPKELHQLIQTKLEKSGLKPEHANEVAKHLVFADANGIHSHGAVRVDYYAERIAKGGVTLEPKITFEKTGPSTGIVHGENGVGQFVALKSLEYAMDVAKESGVAVVGVRRMSHSGALSYYVKKAAEQDLIAISMCQSDPMVVPFGGKENYFGTNPIAFAAPRKVGDPVVFDMATTVQAWGKILDARSKNKDIPDTWAVDSEGKPTTNPHDVHGLLPIAGPKGFGLMMMVDILSGMLLGLPFGKNVSSMYNDLTKGRDLGQIFILIDPKRFTDLEQFKENIETMVSDLHAIPVAEGFKQVYYPGEINQLNFENYMANGIPIATAIYDYLTSDTIHFNQYGGSNAFAEKE from the coding sequence ATGGAAGAAACAGTTATTGTTCAACCGAAAGAATTGCATCAATTAATTCAAACAAAATTAGAAAAATCTGGTTTAAAACCAGAGCATGCCAATGAAGTTGCCAAACATTTGGTGTTTGCGGATGCCAATGGTATTCACTCACATGGCGCAGTTCGTGTTGATTATTACGCCGAACGCATTGCCAAAGGTGGCGTAACGCTTGAGCCGAAGATTACTTTTGAAAAAACGGGTCCAAGTACAGGGATTGTTCATGGAGAAAATGGCGTGGGGCAATTTGTGGCCTTAAAGAGTTTAGAATATGCGATGGATGTTGCCAAAGAATCAGGTGTCGCGGTTGTTGGTGTCCGTCGAATGAGTCATAGTGGGGCCCTTTCTTATTATGTAAAAAAAGCGGCTGAGCAAGATTTAATTGCTATTTCAATGTGTCAATCCGATCCAATGGTTGTACCATTTGGTGGCAAAGAAAACTACTTTGGCACCAATCCGATTGCTTTTGCGGCACCAAGAAAAGTGGGCGATCCGGTCGTTTTTGACATGGCGACAACCGTCCAAGCGTGGGGCAAAATTTTAGATGCTCGTTCTAAAAATAAAGATATTCCAGATACTTGGGCAGTGGATAGTGAAGGGAAACCAACGACCAATCCTCACGATGTACATGGATTATTACCAATTGCTGGACCAAAAGGCTTTGGTTTGATGATGATGGTCGATATTTTGTCGGGGATGTTATTAGGTCTACCTTTTGGCAAAAATGTTTCCTCTATGTATAACGACTTAACTAAAGGACGTGACTTAGGTCAAATTTTCATTTTGATTGATCCAAAACGTTTCACTGATTTAGAGCAATTTAAAGAAAATATCGAGACAATGGTTAGTGATTTACACGCTATTCCTGTAGCAGAAGGCTTTAAACAAGTTTACTATCCAGGAGAGATCAATCAATTAAACTTCGAAAATTATATGGCAAATGGGATTCCAATTGCAACGGCTATTTATGATTATTTAACGAGTGATACGATTCATTTCAATCAATATGGTGGATCAAACGCCTTTGCTGAAAAAGAATAA